A stretch of the Campylobacter concisus genome encodes the following:
- the flgA gene encoding flagellar basal body P-ring formation chaperone FlgA, which translates to MYCVLNDQISLSTFGFEGEDNEILNLEGKRAAKIDSKRLYEILTANFKTYKDKSGGSVAFVKNCSIMDEIQMQFLRSISDEYPGISISDLSISPQNKLPANFKELVLKNIFLGDQNSQKGTFRASFEDIDLSLKSIYFKFSFNAKMPAFIAINSMNTNHILSLLDYQPTMIEFGKWPKDALSNSNSLALITKVQIKSGEILTKRQFNAINLVKKGQMLNAVLSEDGVKIIAEVKALEDGNLGDMIKIRTKDNKILQATVSGKDEAVIR; encoded by the coding sequence ATGTATTGCGTTCTAAATGATCAAATTTCACTTAGTACTTTTGGCTTTGAAGGCGAAGACAATGAAATTTTAAACTTAGAGGGCAAAAGGGCTGCCAAGATAGATAGCAAAAGACTATATGAAATTCTAACAGCAAATTTTAAAACATATAAAGATAAAAGCGGTGGAAGCGTTGCTTTTGTGAAAAACTGCTCTATTATGGATGAGATTCAAATGCAATTTTTAAGATCAATTAGCGATGAATATCCTGGTATCAGTATAAGCGATCTTAGCATCAGTCCACAAAATAAGCTTCCAGCAAATTTCAAAGAGCTCGTCCTAAAAAATATCTTTTTAGGTGATCAAAATAGTCAAAAAGGTACATTTAGAGCTTCATTTGAGGATATTGATCTGAGTCTAAAAAGTATCTATTTTAAATTTAGCTTTAACGCTAAGATGCCAGCCTTCATAGCAATAAATTCAATGAATACAAACCATATTTTAAGCCTACTTGACTATCAGCCAACGATGATTGAGTTTGGCAAATGGCCAAAAGATGCACTTTCTAACTCAAACAGCTTAGCTCTTATAACAAAAGTGCAGATAAAAAGCGGTGAAATTTTAACCAAGCGTCAGTTTAACGCCATAAATTTAGTAAAAAAAGGTCAAATGTTAAATGCAGTTTTGAGCGAGGATGGCGTTAAGATAATAGCTGAAGTAAAGGCACTTGAGGATGGAAATTTAGGTGATATGATAAAGATAAGAACAAAAGATAATAAAATTTTACAGGCCACAGTTTCAGGCAAAGATGAGGCAGTGATAAGATGA
- a CDS encoding molybdopterin molybdotransferase MoeA translates to MLLNDALDALKSKFKLKIDSEILPINMALGKTLANDVVAVKDLPCFDNSALDGFAVKFEDKDKSYKIVASAFAGDKEQLSIGKNECVKIMTGAKMPKGADTIIKIEDCVVDGNFIKVPNNLKKGDGYRFKGEEVKIGEILLKSGEVLNTRGIMMLAAQGISFINVKKQPSIGIYSSGNEIIEPWQRASEDEIYNANAFGIAALLSSIGQDSSYLGIIKDNLDAVKQAFLNAVNYDIVICSGGASAGEADFMKMALSELGYNEIFSHIDIRPGKPCKAYEKDGKLIFVLPGNPIAAYVCMMMLVLPLLKEDCFVIQNATNAQNLKVKSGRINAIFGNIENDKFIATNGGKYGSGMIDHILKSTFMFLTSPDQSEILQNSEISLIKLP, encoded by the coding sequence ATGCTGCTAAATGATGCATTAGATGCGCTTAAATCTAAATTTAAATTAAAAATAGATAGTGAAATTTTGCCTATCAATATGGCTCTTGGTAAAACATTGGCAAATGATGTAGTGGCAGTAAAAGACTTGCCATGTTTTGATAACTCTGCGCTTGATGGCTTTGCTGTGAAATTTGAAGATAAAGATAAGTCATATAAAATAGTTGCAAGTGCCTTTGCAGGCGATAAAGAGCAGCTAAGCATTGGCAAAAATGAGTGCGTTAAGATAATGACTGGTGCGAAGATGCCAAAGGGTGCTGACACAATCATAAAGATTGAAGATTGTGTAGTTGATGGAAATTTTATAAAAGTACCAAATAATCTTAAAAAAGGTGATGGGTATCGCTTTAAAGGTGAAGAGGTAAAGATTGGTGAAATTTTGCTAAAAAGTGGCGAGGTCTTAAACACTAGAGGCATAATGATGCTAGCAGCACAGGGCATAAGTTTTATAAATGTAAAAAAACAGCCTAGCATTGGAATTTATTCAAGTGGAAACGAGATCATCGAGCCTTGGCAAAGAGCGAGCGAGGATGAAATTTACAATGCAAATGCCTTTGGCATCGCTGCACTTTTAAGTTCTATTGGGCAAGATAGCTCATATCTTGGCATCATAAAAGATAATTTAGATGCTGTAAAGCAGGCGTTTTTAAATGCCGTAAACTACGACATCGTTATCTGCTCTGGCGGAGCAAGCGCTGGTGAGGCTGACTTTATGAAAATGGCTCTAAGCGAGCTTGGATACAATGAAATTTTTTCACATATTGATATAAGACCTGGCAAACCTTGCAAGGCTTATGAAAAAGATGGCAAACTTATTTTTGTCCTTCCTGGAAATCCAATAGCAGCTTATGTTTGCATGATGATGCTTGTTTTGCCTCTTTTAAAAGAGGATTGCTTTGTGATACAAAATGCTACAAATGCGCAAAATTTAAAGGTAAAATCAGGTAGGATCAATGCCATTTTTGGAAATATTGAAAATGATAAATTTATAGCAACAAATGGTGGAAAATACGGCTCTGGCATGATAGATCATATTTTAAAAAGCACTTTTATGTTTTTAACTAGCCCAGATCAAAGCGAAATTTTGCAAAATAGTGAAATTTCTCTTATAAAACTTCCATAA